The sequence below is a genomic window from Dyadobacter chenwenxiniae.
GGCACCGCGATCCAGCAGTTTTTGCCCGTCGTTATCAAGGACTTCCTGCCTTTTGAACTTACTACGGACATTTCCTGGCTTGCTATCGGGCAAGGTTTGGCCATTGGCGTCCTTATTTCCATCCTTTTTGCTTTGCCTCCGCTGGTATCCATCCGCAAGGTCTCACCCTTAAATGTATTGCGCGTTTCACTGGATGCCGTGAAGATGGAAAGAGACCCGTGGGCCTGGGTGCTGTATGGGCTGATCGTTGTTTTTATTTACGGCTTCGCGTTCCTGCAAATGCAAACGTGGATCGAAGCGTTGGTTTTCACGGCAAGCATTCTGGCTTCGTTCGTTATTTTGTACGCCATAGCGAGCCTGCTCATGTGGCTTGTGCGCAAGTTTTTCCCAACTTCGTGGAGTTATTTATGGCGGCAGGGACTAGCGAATCTGTATCGCCCTAATAACCAGACTTCTATTCTGGTTGTTTCTATTGGCCTTGGCACATGTCTGGTCTGTACATTGTTTTTCGTTCAATCCATTTTACTTAACCGGGTAAAAATGTCATCCAGCGGCAACCAGCCCAACATTGTGCTCTTCGACATTCAGGGAAGCCAGAAAGACGCTGTACTGGCTATCGCAAAGGCGCAAAATATTCCTGTTAATCAAAATGTTGCGATTGTAAATATGCGATTGGAAGAAGTGAATGGTAAAACCGCTTCCGACTTTGAAGGCGACACCACTGCCGAACAGTCCCGCCGGATTTTCGGGCGTGAATACCGCGTTACATTCCGCGATTCACTAAGTTCTACGGAAAAACTCACCAAGGGACAATGGAAAGGCACTTACAAAAATGCAGACGGTCTCATCCCTATCTCACTTGAACAAGGTTTTGCAGATCGAAGCAGGCTGAAACTCGGGGACACGCTGATTTTCAATGTGCAGGGAACAATGATGTCGACCACGGTTTCAAGTTTCCGCGAAGTTAACTGGGGTGAAGTGCAAACCAACTTCCTCGTAATTTTCCCGACCGGCGTGCTGGAAGAGGCTCCGCAATTTCACGTTATGCTTACGCACGTGCCCAATCCACAGGCCTCGGCGGTTTTTCAGCAAGCCATTGTTCGCCAGTTCCCCAATATTTCGATCATCGACCTTGCATTGGTACTCAGGGTTTTAGATGATATTTTTAACAAAATCGGTTTTGTAATCCGGTTTATGGCGGGATTCAGCATTCTCACGGGATTGATTGTGCTGATCGCCTCCGTATTAATCAGTAAATATCAACGTTTGCAGGAGAGCGTTTTACTGAGAACATTAGGTGCCAGCCGGAAACAGATATTCGCTATCACAGCATTGGAATACTTTTTCCTGGGATCTTTGGCGGCGTTAACAGGCATTTTGCTATCGCTCGTTGGGAGCTTTTTATTAGCAAAATTCAGTTTTGAAGCAGAATTCAAACCCGAATTTCTACCAGTAATCATCGTCTTTCTTTTTGTGTCTTCAATGACCGTTCTCATCGGTTTGGTCAACAGTCGCGGCATTTTATCGCGTCCGCCGCTGGAAGTGTTGCGTCAAGACGTTTAAGCGCTTTAAGGCCGGTTTGACAACTCCTTAAACTCAATTTGCTTCCCCACAAGCACAACAACCGACTTTTGCGATGCAATTGTCGGTTGTTGTGCTTGTGGGCTATTGATGTATTTTCCTGTTGGTTTCATCCTATTTATTCTTTGTATTTTTTCAAACGTTTGCATAAAATTTCAAACGTTTGCATTAGCTATCAACTAATTTCTATTAAATATTTCAAAAATACAATTTGTAATCTTGTGTGACCAGAACCCTAAACCATATGATATGCCCCTCTTAGCACGTGCATCCTACTTTTCATTAACAATTCAACCCAATAATTTGATCTCATGAAAAAAACTTTGACTCTATTGGTCAAAACCGGGACACTTGGCGTCTGTATGATGCAAGCCGCAGCGATCTGCGGTCCGCATGCACAGGCAGCAGCCATATCGCCGGCTTCGGGAAACCCGGCAACGTATGCCGGCATTCATATGCCTGTTATGCCAGACGTTACGCTTACAGGAAAGGTGCTTGCGGATGGGACAACGGAAGGATTACCCGGCGTTACTGTGGTCGTTACACCTGTTTCCGGCGGAACAAAGCAAGGTGCTACGACGGATGAAAACGGCGTTTTTACCATTCAAAACCTGCAAACGGGAACACGTTACAATCTGGAATTCAGTTATATAGGATTTGAAAAACAATCCTTAAACGATTTCCTGCTTACTGAATCCAATATTAATTCCATTGAAATAAAACTGAAAGAATCTGCATCCAACCTGAGCGAAGTGGTGGTTGTTGGTTATGGAACGACTGTAAAGAAAGACATTACCGGATCGGTTAAGTCCTTGAAAAGCAGTGATTTCAATACCGGGATCATTAATTCACCGGAGCAATTGCTGCAAGGAAAGGTTTCGGGTGTGAATGTGACTTCCGCAACGGGTGAGCCTGGCGCGAAAACCAGCATTACCGTTCGAGGCCCGGGCGGGGTTCGCACAGGAAGCACGCCGCTTTTTGTGGTAGACGGAATGGCGCTCGACAACAGCGGAACCGGCGGTGATACAAACCCGTTGAACTTCATCAATCCGCAGGACATTGAGTCCATGGACGTTTTGAAAGATGCTTCGGCGACAGCAATTTATGGAGCACGCGGCGCAAACGGGGTTATTCTAATCACTACAAAAAAAGGAAAATCAGGACAGGCAAGCGTGACTTATTCAGGATCGCTGGGCATTTCTACACTGGCGCGGCCGCTGGATGTGTTATCCGGTCCGGAATTTTTGACGGAAGCTGCAAAAATAGGCGGAACGGTGATCAATGGCGGGGCGGATACGGACTGGCAAAAAGAGATTTCCCGCAGCGCAACCACGCACAACCATAACATTTCTGTGGGCGGCGGAACAGACAAGATGACCTATTACGGATCATTCGGAGCACAAAAACAGCAGGGCGTTTTGAAAGGCAGCCAGCAGGACCGCTACACAGGACGCATTAACCTCTCTCAAAAACTTTTAAATGATCGTGTTACGCTGGATGTAAACCTTAACGCAACCAATACAAAGAACAGAAAACCGAACGTCCAGGGTATGATCGGCGGTGCCATTACGGCAAACCCCACTTATGCGCCCTATGATGCGGACGGCAATCCGTTCCAATATCAGGATGGAACCAACCCATTGATCCCATTAAGGTTATACAAGGAAATTTTGAGTACAAACCGGATTCTGGCTTCTATTTCCCCTTCTGTTACGATCATGAAGGGCTTGGTTTACAAACTGAACTTTGGCCTTGACCATTCGACTGCTACGCAGGATAAGCAAACATTGCCGAACACGATCCCGTTTGAAATCGGCAGGCTTGAAAATTTCCAGTTTAAAAACAGTAACCGCCTGATCGAGAACTATCTTACTTACACGGCTGGCAACAAAGTGCATAGTTTCAACGCACTGGTGGGGCATTCTTACCAGCATATCTTCTTGCAGGACAAAAGGTTCAGCATTAACAAATTCCCGATTTCGGACATTGAACCGATCTATAACCCAGGTTTAGGGCAAGATCTTTCCCTAATCCTGAATGCACCCGAAGGCCACGCGACGATTAATGAACTGCAATCGTTTTTTGGAAGGGTAAATTATGGTTTCAGGGACAAATATCTGGCCACTGCAACATTGCGTGTGGACGGTTCTTCAAAATTTGGTGCGAACAATAAATATGGTTATTTCCCTTCATTCTCATTGGGTTGGAGAATTTCAGAAGAGCCATTCATGAAGTCGTCGCCATTCTCGGAGCTGAAATTGCGTGCAGGTTGGGGATCAACCGGAAATCAGGAAATTCCTTCCAAAATTACACTGGCGCGTTTCACTTCGGTTGTTTCACCAACAGCAAGTTACCCGCTTGGAACAGGCCCATATCCTGCCGGAACCACCAACACAAGGCTGGCGAATCCGAACATTCAGTGGGAAGTTTCCAAACAAACCGACATTGGTCTTGACTTCGGTCTGTTCAAAGGTGCGCTGAGCGGTGAGATAGATTATTTTACCAAAACGTCAGAAAAAATCTTGCTCGAAGTTATTCCTGCCGATCCTATTCAGCCTGCCGGAACATTCTGGACCAACGTGCCGGATATGAAAATCAAAAACCAGGGTCTTGAAGTTGACCTGAATTACCGCGAATCGCTGGACAACGGACTTCGCTATGGGTTTGGTGGTAACATTACATTTATCAAAAACGATGTGACCGGTTCGCCATATTCCGTGATTCCATCGGGCTCCGCACAAGGCTCGGGTCTGACTTCTGCAACGATCAACGGTTACATTAACAACCAGCCCATCGGAACATTCTTCCTGAAAGAATTTACCGGCTTTGACGACAAGGGGATCAACACTTTCAGGGACGTGGACGGTGGTGGGATCATTACGGACAAAGATCGCGTTGCCGCCGGGACGGCACTTCCTACCCGGATGTACAACTTCAATGGTAATGTGTCTTTTAAAGGCTTTGACCTGACCGCCAACTTCAATGGCGTTGCAGGAAACAAGGTTTACGACAACACGGCAAACTCCAATTTCTTCAAACTAAGGTTGCAAAAGGGCCTGAATGTCACCCGTGAGTCTTTTGCAGATGAAGCAGAATCCGTCAATAATTCAGCGCCTGTCTCTACCCGTTATCTCAAAAACGGCGCTTACCTGAGATTGAACAACCTTGCATTGGGATACAACCTGAACACCGCCAAGCTTGGCATCAACAAGTGGGTGCAGACGGTGCGCGTGTCGGTTACGGGACAGAATCTGGCGCTTTGGACCAAATACACAGGCTACGATCCTGAGGTGAACAACGACCGTTCCATCAACGGCATTACCTCTTATGGCGTTGACTATTTGAGTTATCCAAAGGCTAAAACAATTCTCTTTGGTCTTAATGTAGGCTTTTAAAAATCAAACGATGAAAAAGAAATTACCACTCATATTTGCGGTTGCCGGCATGCTGTTCATGGCACCTGGCTGCACCGATCTTGAAGAACAAGTGCTGGACGAAACCCTTCAGGCGAATTTGTCTCCCGACGAAGCTGCAAATGGCCTTTTGGCACCTGTTTACGCATTGCTTCCGAACTTATTCCAGCATACCACATATTTCGCATTGAACGAAATTACCACGGATGAGGCCATTTTGCCTTACCGGGGCGGAACCGACTGGGGCGATAACGGGATTTATCTTGCGCTGCACCAGCACAACACCACTGCAACAGATCCCAATGTGAACAACACCTGGGGCACATTATCACAATCCATTTCCAGGTCTATTACGGCCATTAACGGGTTGAAAAATTCGACATCCGCAACAGCAGCCTTATACACCGCAGAAGCGCGCGGAATGCGGGCATATTACAATATGATCATGCTCGATATGTTCGGGGTCGCTTTTGTTAAGGACGATCCAAACGCTGTTTCGGTCATTATCAGAGGTGAAGAAGCCGTAAAATACATTGAAAGTGAGCTGCTTGCTATCGAGCCGATTGTGCAACCCAAATCCGTCGTTGGCCCTGGAAGGCTGAACCAGGTGGCCGTCTGGGGCTTGCTGGCCCGTTTGAATTTGAATGCAGCCGTTTACCGCAACATTTACGCACCCACATTCGAGTTCCGTGCTGAGGATATGGACAAAGTGATCCAGTATACGGATAAGATCATTGCTTCCGGACAAGCGAAATTGTCACCAGATTACTTCTCGATTTTTGGCAACCAAAACCATTCGAACCAGGAGTTGATCTTCGCGGTAGACCAGCGCTCAGACCTGAATGGTCACAACCGTTTGGCCTACTTCTCAATATCCGGCGACCAATTCCCGCTCGCAGCATTCCCCGCAGCAAACGGAACCGATGGACCCGGTATCACATCCGACTTTTACCAGTCTTGGGTGCAGGCATACGGCGCAGTCGATCCGAAACGAGATCCGCGTTTTTATCAGGAAAATATGTCTGTTTATTCCAATGCAGCGGATACATGCGTTAAGGATTCAGATTACAAGATCAACCGCGGAATCTTGCGCGGTCAGCAATTTGGGGCTTTGCGTGTGAATGGTGCATTTTTAAGATGTCCTGATGGTCGGTTGAAAGTGGGAAAGTTGAGCTATGTAACGCGTAACAGGGCAGATCTGCCTGTCAGCTTCGGGGAGATAGTTGATTTTACGACGGCTGGAAGTAATTACAACACCGGTTACCGGGTTGCCAAGTATGAGTTTGGAAGCGAGTCGAACACGGGTCGTAATAAAGGCGATGCGGACATTGTAATCCTTCGTCTTGCAGACATTTACATGATGCGCGCCGAGGCCAAATTGCGCAAAGGCAACAACGCCGCAGCGGCATTAGCAGACGTTAACCTGGTAAGAGCTTCCAGAACGGCCACCGCGCCTCCGCCGGCATTGACAACCATGAATCTGGACTTGCTCTTCCGCGAAAGAGGATTTGAATTCTACTGGGAAATGCTCCGCCGCAGCGACATGATTCGTTTTGGCAAATACGAAGGCAAATGGACGGAGAAAACCAACGCCGATGTGAAGAAAAGGATCTTCCCAATCCCGCAGACTGCAATTGATGGAGCGTCGAACACACCTGGGTATTTAGTGCAGAATGAGGGGTATTAATTGACTTAAGATAGTTATTTATCCGACAGCCCAGGGTTTAACGCTCTGGGTTGTTTGTTTTTTGATGCTTCTCTTGCCCATTTATTAATAAGCTTTTTGCTAAGCTTCCGTGCTTGCGAAATTGTGAGAGTTTTTTCGCTATTTACTTGTGTGACAGTGTTAGGGATTATTTGTTTAGAATTCAAGCTCAATCTTCACTTTTCCTCCTAATCCTTTTTCGACAATGTCGTAAAGTGTTTTAAGCGTCAGATTGCTTCCGTCGTTTTCCACTCGGGAAATGTACTCCCTTTTTTTATTAATGATTTCTCCGAGCTGTGCCTGCGTTAGTTCTTTGTCTTCACGGGCTTTTCTTAGAAGCAATCCGATTTTAAAGCTTTCAAACTCCCTTTCCAGACGATCCCTTTCTTCGGTTCCTACGACTCCGTAAACATCGTCCTTTACTTGATCCCAAGTTCTAATGTCCATTACTATTCCGTTTAGTTTCAAAGTATTCATTCATGAGTCGCAACGCGCGTTCAATTTCCTTTTTGGGCGTTTTCTCAGTTTTCTTTTGAAATCCGTTCAGTAAGATTATGATGCTGTCGCTGTCAAAGAATCAAAAAACTCTCCAAATGTTTGATCCCAGCATAATCCTTGCTTCATAGAGTCCTTTTGTGCCACTTATATGTTTGAAAAAATGAGAAGGAATCCTCTGATATGTTTCTATTCCTTGGATTACCTTAAAAATCTTCTGCCTTACATTTGGTGGCTGCTGCGCCGCAAATTCATCAAAATAGTGCTTGTAAACGACAACTTTTCTAATCTTCGTCATGATAAAGGTAACTTTTAAGTTACTATGGTGCAATACCGCACCACGTTTTCAGACGTTAGACTTTTCTATCGGTCACAAAACTCTGTGAGAAATTTTCAAATCCGCAGCGAACTCTCCCTTATAATCAACTCCGAAGGCAGCACAATGCTTTCATGTTTGAAATCCTCCGCACCATTCACCTGATTCAAAAACAGCCGGGATGCTTCCATGCCGATTTTTCGGCCTGGTCGGCTAACAGTGGTTAATGATGGAAATGTATATGCCGAAATAGGTGAGTTATCGAAACCGACCAAACCAACGTCCTGCGGAATGCGGAGCCCTTTATCCTTCACGACACGCATGGCTCCTATTGCGACCTGGTCATTGACCCCAAAAATCGCATCCGGCGGAGTGGCCATTTCAAGAAGCCTTTTAGTCGGGACAATGGCGCTCTCTACCTTGAAATTCGTGTTGATAATAAATTCATCTTGAACCGCCATACCATACTTTTTGAGGCAATCCACATAACCTTTGAAACGCTGTTCGCTCACTGTCAAGCCGTTAGGACCTTTTAAATGTGCAATATTTTTATAGCCAATGTTGATTAAATGTTCTACGGCAGCAAAGGCTCCGTGGTAATCGTCGACGGTCGCGCGGCTGGTTTCGAAATCTTCATATTCACGATCTATGAAGATTAATGGGGTCTTTCTTTGAATTACACTTTCCAAATGTTCGTAATAGCCTGAATCATAAGTCTCTTGCGAAACGGATAGGAAGATGCCTTCGGTGCGGTTGGAAAGGAGTTTGGATAAATATTCTTTTTCCAATGCATAATTCTCATTGGTAACACAAATGTTGAGCGTATAACCCATCGGCTGCAATGCCTGATGAAGTCCTTCTATGACTGCGGTTTCGTAATAATTACTGATCGTAGGAACGACAACGCCCAGCGACGCCGTCTTTTTATTTAATAAGCTGAGCGACACTTCATTTCGCTGGTAACCGACCTCTCTCGCGTATTCCTGGATGTTTTTGCGGGTGTCTTCGTTGATCGCAGGATGGTCATTCAGGGCGCGGGAAACGGTGGATGGCGAGCATCGGAAGCGACGGGCAATGTCTTTAATTGTAACGGGACGGGAGGAATTCATTTGTATGATTATAGCAATTAATTCTTTGAAATTTTTTCAAACGTTTGCATTCAATATAAACATATTTACATTTTGTGTTTAATTTATACAACGCTATCATTGTGTACAAATGTAACGAATAACCACAATGAGTGACCTGCTGATTAAACCTGCGCCTGACCAAAAGACCTATCATTCTCTCACAAGCGATCAAGCCGGTTGGACTTACCTGAACTTCGAGGCTAAAATACTGGATGTAAACGAACAAATTTCAGGAAACACAGGCGAATACGAGTATTGCTTCGTTTTGCTGGGCGGGAACTTCAAAATGGAATCGGCAGGACAGACCTGGGAAACCAGAAACGGTCGCAAGGATGTGTTCAGCGGGATTGGACATGCGATGTATTTGTCAAGAAATACAGACTATGTTTTAACCGCACAGTCGCCTCAAACAGACATTGCGATTTGCTATGTAGCATCCGATGAAGATCATCCACCTCGCATGAAGCGCCCGGAGGAAGCAGCGATTGAATATAGAGGCGGTGATAATGCAAACCGCCAGATTAACAGCCTTTTAGAGCCTGGTTTTGATTGTCATAAAATTGTATGCGTAGAAGTTTACACGCCTTCGGGAAATTGGAGCTCATTTCCTGCGCATAAACACGACGTGCGTACGGAAGATGAAAACGGCAATTTGATTGAGGCTAATCTGGAGGAAATATATTTTTACAAAATCGACAAACCGCAGGGATATGCGATCCAGCAGGTTTACACAGCGGACAGATCGCTGGATGAAATTGTCAGGGTGCATCATAATGAGGCTGTGCTGGTTCCAAAAGGTTATCATCCCGTGGTTGCCGGGCATGGCTACAATGTTTACTATCTCAATTTCCTGGCCGGCAGCGACCAATCCCTGGCCAACACATCCGACCCTGATCATGACTGGATTTACGGAACCTGGAAAGGCTCCGATCCCAGGTTGCCGATTGTAACGGCGGAGATGAATGGATAAGAGCGGTCGGCTTTCGGCGGTCGGCTGTCAGCTATAAACCTTATGCTGTAAGCTTTAAGCCCTATTGTGTAAGCTTTGGCAAGCTTCTGAATAATAATGAATTAAACAAAAATGTATACAGCTTATAGCCTATAGCTGACGGCCGAGAGCCGAGAGCCGAAATCCAAACTTCCCTATGAAAAAATACGACCTCCTGACCCTCGGCCGCTCGTCTATAGACTTGTATTCGGCCAATGTGGGCAGCCCTTTTGAAAAAATTGAGGCATTTAATGCTTTTGTGGGCGGTTGTCCGCTCAATATCGCCACCGGCGCACGCCGACTTGGCTTGGAAACTGCGATTCTGACGGGAATTGGCAATGATCAGGTAGGGAATTTTATCAAACATTTCCTGAATCAGGAAGGCATCATTACAGATTGGGTGCCAACGATTGAAGGCACCAGAAGCTCTGCGGTTGTGCTGGGCATTGAGCCGCCCGATCGCTTTCCCCTCGTTTATTATCGTGAAAATTGCGCGGACATTAATCTGAACATCGATCACGTTGACGCCATTCCGTTCGGAGATTTTAAAGCCGCCGCATTTTCCGGAACCGCATTCAGCAAAGATCCGAGCCGCACTGCGATGTTCTATGCTTTGGAATTGGCCAAGAAAAACAATGTAACCCGGTTGCTGGACATTGATTTCCGGGCAGATCAATGGTTTGATCCGCGGGCGTTTGGCGTCACAATCCGTGCGGCATTGGGCAGTTTCAACATTGTGGTGGGGACGGAGGAAGAAATTCTGGCCACATTCCTGACAGACAAAGAACAGCTCCTGATCAAGCATCAGCAAATCTCCGCTCCTGAAATACGTGGTAACATTGAAAATGCAATCCAGGAAATCATGCTTTCGGGTGTGGAAACATTGGTTGTGAAGCGGGGAAAAGATGGCGCTTCCATTTTTCAGCCTGGTAAAGAGGAGGTTAAGGTGCCTGGTTTCCCTGTGGAAGTGCTAAATGTGCTTGGCGCAGGTGATGCGTTTTGTGCCGGATTCTCTTTTGGATTGCTGAGCGGCTGGGATTTGTATCAAAGCGTGAGAATGGGTAATGCCTGCGGTGCGATCATTGTCACCAGAGAAGGCTGCGCCAATTTTATGCCGACAAGATCCGAGGTGGATGCATTTGTTGCTGGCTACGGCGGATTGTAGAGACTTGCTAAGTCTTGAAGACTTAGCAAGTCTCTAGTCAAACTTTTGAATTATAATCAAATACAAATGGAAAAATTACAAAATTACATCAATGGACAGTGGGTGGACAGCCATTCGGATCATTTCGAGAATGTGCTGAATCCTGCCAGCCAGGAAGTGCTTGCACAAGTGCCTTATGGCAATGCAAGGGACGTTGCAGATGCTGCGGAAGCTGCGGTAAAAGGATTCCAGGAATGGAGAAGCACGCCTGTTTCGAAGCGCGTTCAATATTTATTTAAACTAAAAACCCTGCTGGAAGATAATACGGACGACATTGCAAGAACAATTGTGCTGGAATCCGGCAAAACATTCATCGAAGCCAAAGCAGAAATGGTGCGTGCGATCGAGAATGTGGAGAATGCTTGTGGAATGCCAGCGATGATGCAAGGCGAGTTTTCGGAGGACATTGCCAAAGGAATTGACGAATACATGATCCGTCAGCCGCTGGGCGTTTGCGCTTGCATTGCGCCCTTCAACTTTCCAGGAATGATCACATTCTGGTTCCTTCCTTACGCGCTGGCTTGCGGGAACAGCTACATCATTAAGCCGTCTGAAAAAGTGCCATTAACGATGACTAAAATCGTGGCCCTGATGGAACAATTGGATTTACCGAAAGGCGTGCTCAATCTTGTTCAAGGAGCGCGCGAAGTGGTGGATGGGATCCTGGAACATCCTGCTATTAAAGGGATTAGCTTCGTTGGATCATCCAATGTTGCCAAATATGTGTATTCCAAAGGCGCTGCGAACGGAAAACGCGTGCAGGCACAAGGCGGTGCTAAAAATCCGGTGATCGTTTTGCCGGATGCCGACATTGAAATGACTTCTCAAATCGTGATCGACAGCGTTTACGGCTGTGCCGGACAGCGCTGTTTGGCTGCTTCGACCATCATCACAGTCGGTGAGCATAAGGACATTACGGAAAGTCTGGTTGAATCTGCGAAGAACAGAAAAACCGGTTTCGGACTTGATAGCGACGTGCAAATGGGCCCGGTGATCACGGCTGAAAGCAAATCAAGAGTTCAAACATTGATCGACAAAGGATTAAGCGAAGGCGGACGGCTACTCGTAGATGGCCGCAATGCGCAAGTGAATGGTTATGAGCAAGGTAACTTCATTAATCCAACCATTATTGAAGACATCCCGCTGGATGGTGAACTTGCTACAACTGAAATTTTCGGTCCCGTTTTGAGCCTGGTTCACATTAACACCATCGACGAAGCGATCCGCTTTATCAATGCGGGCAAATACGGAAATATGGCGTGCATATTCACCAGCAGCGGCTCCAATGCAAGAAAATTCCGCCACGAAGCAGAAGCCGGAAACATTGGTATCAACATCGGCGTAGCCGCCCCTGTTGCCCAATTCCCCTTCTCAGGCTGGAAAGAAAGCTTTTACGGCGATTTACACGGACAAGGAAAACACGCAGTAGAATTCTTC
It includes:
- the iolC gene encoding 5-dehydro-2-deoxygluconokinase, which gives rise to MKKYDLLTLGRSSIDLYSANVGSPFEKIEAFNAFVGGCPLNIATGARRLGLETAILTGIGNDQVGNFIKHFLNQEGIITDWVPTIEGTRSSAVVLGIEPPDRFPLVYYRENCADINLNIDHVDAIPFGDFKAAAFSGTAFSKDPSRTAMFYALELAKKNNVTRLLDIDFRADQWFDPRAFGVTIRAALGSFNIVVGTEEEILATFLTDKEQLLIKHQQISAPEIRGNIENAIQEIMLSGVETLVVKRGKDGASIFQPGKEEVKVPGFPVEVLNVLGAGDAFCAGFSFGLLSGWDLYQSVRMGNACGAIIVTREGCANFMPTRSEVDAFVAGYGGL
- a CDS encoding CoA-acylating methylmalonate-semialdehyde dehydrogenase encodes the protein MEKLQNYINGQWVDSHSDHFENVLNPASQEVLAQVPYGNARDVADAAEAAVKGFQEWRSTPVSKRVQYLFKLKTLLEDNTDDIARTIVLESGKTFIEAKAEMVRAIENVENACGMPAMMQGEFSEDIAKGIDEYMIRQPLGVCACIAPFNFPGMITFWFLPYALACGNSYIIKPSEKVPLTMTKIVALMEQLDLPKGVLNLVQGAREVVDGILEHPAIKGISFVGSSNVAKYVYSKGAANGKRVQAQGGAKNPVIVLPDADIEMTSQIVIDSVYGCAGQRCLAASTIITVGEHKDITESLVESAKNRKTGFGLDSDVQMGPVITAESKSRVQTLIDKGLSEGGRLLVDGRNAQVNGYEQGNFINPTIIEDIPLDGELATTEIFGPVLSLVHINTIDEAIRFINAGKYGNMACIFTSSGSNARKFRHEAEAGNIGINIGVAAPVAQFPFSGWKESFYGDLHGQGKHAVEFFTQTKVVIERWLKEWNRKF